Proteins encoded in a region of the Coffea eugenioides isolate CCC68of chromosome 4, Ceug_1.0, whole genome shotgun sequence genome:
- the LOC113767333 gene encoding UV-B-induced protein At3g17800, chloroplastic — METAATFRSSLGIPSYYDVRSVVKGPDLVQFGSRSRVTPASVKRHPLISHVKLGQSRDTFKSRKCTRIRSSMSSSSNSGGSTAPIAPLQLESPIGQFLSEILVSHPHLVPAAVEQQLEQLQTDRDAENQKEETAASGTDLVLYRRIAEVKANERRKALEEILYALIVQKFMDSSISLIPSIGPSLDPSGQVDKWPSHEEKLERLHSPEAYEMIQNHLALILGNRAADSSSVAQISKLRVGQVYAASVMYGYFLKRVDQRFQLEKSMRILPQGSDDGILSNTQEMVGLEDGPGTDVAANTFRTAQSHPEGSSWSAGSVSPGGFGHGVKSSRLRTYVMSFDGETLQRYATIRSKEAVSIIEKHTEALFGRPEIVITPEGTVDSSKDELIKISFGGLRRLVLEAVTFGSFLWDVESHVDSRYHFVAN; from the exons ATGGAAACAGCTGCCACTTTTCGGTCTTCTTTGGGCATACCTTCTTATTATGACGTTCGGTCGGTTGTTAAAGGACCCGATTTAGTGCAGTTCGGATCCAGATCCCGGGTTACGCCGGCTTCAGTTAAG CGGCATCCTTTAATTTCTCACGTGAAGTTGGGCCAGAGCAGAGATACTTTTAAGAGCAGGAAATGCACTAGAATTCGATCTTCCATGTCCTCATCTTCTAATTCAGGAGGTTCAACTGCTCCTATTGCTCCGCTGCAGTTGGAGTCTCCTATTGGACAGTTTCTTTCTGAAATCTTGGTTAGCCACCCCCATCTTGTGCCTGCTGCAGTGGAACAGCAGCTTGAGCAGCTTCAAACCGATCGTGATGCTGAGAATCAGAAAGAGGAGACCGCAGCTTCTGGTACAGATTTAGTGTTGTACAG GAGAATTGCAGAGGTGAAGGCCAATGAGAGGAGAAAGGCATTGGAAGAAATACTATATGCCTTAATTGTACAGAAATTTATGGATTCCAGCATATCTTTGATTCCTTCCATTGGACCATCCTTGGATCCTTCTGGCCAAGTAGACAAATGGCCCAGCCATGAGGAGAAACTTGAGAGGCTTCACTCTCCTGAAGCTTATGAGATGATCCAGAACCATCTGGCCCTCATTCTGGGAAACCGAGCGGCTGATTCATCTTCTGTAGCTCAAATTAGCAAACTAAGAGTTGGCCAGGTCTATGCAGCTTCAGTGATGTATGGGTATTTCCTAAAGCGGGTTGACCAGAGATTTCAGCTGGAGAAGTCAATGAGAATCCTTCCACAGGGATCAGATGATGGAATTTTGAGTAACACACAGGAAATGGTGGGGCTGGAAGATGGACCTGGCACTGATGTTGCTGCCAATACTTTCAGGACTGCACAATCCCACCCTGAGGGGTCATCATGGTCTGCTGGCAGCGTTAGCCCAGGAGGATTTGGTCATGGCGTGAAGTCTTCCAGGTTGCGAACTTATGTGATGTCATTTGATGGGGAGACACTGCAGAGATATGCCACCATCAGGTCTAAGGAGGCTGTCAGTATTATTGAAAAGCATACAGAAGCATTGTTTGGTAGGCCTGAGATTGTTATCACACCAGAAGGAACTGTTGATTCCTCTAAAGACGAACTCATTAAAATTAGCTTTGGCGGTCTGAGGAGGCTTGTGTTGGAGGCAGTAACATTTGGTTCCTTCCTCTGGGATGTTGAGAGCCATGTGGATTCGAGGTACCATTTTGTTGCAAATTGA